A window from Gammaproteobacteria bacterium encodes these proteins:
- a CDS encoding MerR family transcriptional regulator, whose protein sequence is MQPQTITAFAKRFGLSRATLLYYDRIGLLKPSGVNPAGYRLYGKAEADRMARINTFRKAGLPLKAIQAILDETGDDTLETALEHQLGVLNEEIDRLRARQRLVVQLLGRGAQQPRYRNVDVAQWVAMLEEAGVDEAGRVRWHQAFERDEPEAHQAFLESLGLDKDEIADIRRRSRTDV, encoded by the coding sequence ATGCAGCCGCAAACTATCACCGCCTTCGCCAAACGCTTTGGCCTGTCCCGTGCGACTTTGCTCTATTACGACCGCATCGGGCTGCTCAAGCCCAGCGGGGTCAATCCGGCGGGATACCGGCTGTATGGCAAGGCCGAAGCGGACCGCATGGCGCGGATCAACACCTTCCGCAAGGCGGGCCTGCCCCTCAAGGCCATCCAGGCGATTCTGGATGAAACCGGTGACGATACCCTGGAGACGGCGCTGGAGCATCAGCTCGGCGTCCTCAACGAGGAGATCGACCGTCTGCGGGCTCGGCAGCGATTGGTCGTCCAGCTCCTGGGCCGTGGCGCGCAACAGCCCCGCTATCGCAATGTCGACGTGGCGCAATGGGTCGCCATGCTGGAGGAAGCGGGTGTGGATGAGGCAGGCCGAGTGCGTTGGCACCAGGCCTTCGAACGCGATGAGCCGGAGGCGCATCAGGCGTTTCTGGAATCTCTGGGGCTCGACAAGGATGAGATTGCGGATATACGGCGTAGATCGCGCACTGATGTTTAA
- a CDS encoding diguanylate cyclase has protein sequence MTTDSQAFLNKVMDLLVDTVCVVDPEGCFVFVSAACERLFGYTQEELIGRNMIELVHPEDRERTLQAAERIMGGYLQTNFENRYVRKDGSVVHVMWSARWSESDGIRLAVARDVTVLKHAAHMQDALYRISEAAHSAEGLPELYRHIHGIVGELLPSDNFLVALYDKSNDALSFPYSAEEVAHRIPTQELDVDTPIAEVIQTGRSLLAVVGGPGEAFDMASAANMGCANWLGTPLISQEQVMGALVVQSKDAGDLCYTEAHKELLQFVSTQVATAIERKQKETRLQHLALHDALTGLPNRALFQDRLDMALRRAERDSEQVGLLYIDLDEFKQVNDTYGHEVGDLLLREVSRRLARCVRESDTVGRMGGDEFTVLLTNVRGMSCVEAVVNKVRDAIGAPFENEGVILTVSASIGAAAYPEHATDRDQLIRHADASMYAAKTR, from the coding sequence ATGACCACGGATTCCCAGGCCTTCCTCAATAAGGTCATGGACCTGCTGGTCGATACGGTCTGCGTAGTCGACCCCGAGGGATGCTTTGTCTTCGTCAGCGCGGCCTGTGAGCGTCTGTTCGGATACACCCAGGAAGAGCTGATCGGCAGGAACATGATCGAGCTGGTGCATCCGGAAGACCGTGAGCGGACCCTGCAGGCCGCCGAGAGGATTATGGGCGGATATCTGCAGACCAATTTCGAGAATCGCTACGTACGCAAGGATGGCAGCGTGGTGCATGTCATGTGGTCGGCCCGCTGGTCGGAATCCGACGGTATCCGGCTGGCCGTGGCACGCGACGTCACGGTGCTCAAGCACGCCGCCCATATGCAGGATGCGCTTTACCGGATTTCCGAGGCCGCGCATTCCGCCGAAGGGCTGCCCGAGCTTTACCGGCATATCCACGGCATCGTCGGCGAACTGCTGCCGTCGGACAATTTCCTCGTTGCGCTCTACGATAAGTCGAACGACGCGCTGTCGTTTCCGTACTCTGCCGAGGAGGTGGCACATCGGATCCCCACGCAGGAATTGGATGTGGACACGCCTATTGCGGAGGTGATCCAAACAGGCCGGAGCCTGTTGGCGGTCGTTGGCGGCCCGGGAGAGGCCTTTGATATGGCCTCGGCGGCGAATATGGGTTGTGCAAACTGGTTGGGTACACCGCTGATTTCCCAGGAGCAGGTCATGGGTGCCCTGGTCGTGCAGTCGAAGGATGCCGGAGATTTGTGTTACACCGAAGCGCATAAGGAGCTGCTGCAGTTCGTTTCGACCCAGGTCGCCACCGCCATAGAACGCAAGCAGAAGGAAACCCGGCTGCAACATCTGGCGCTTCACGATGCGTTGACCGGCCTTCCCAATCGGGCGCTTTTCCAGGATCGGCTGGATATGGCGCTCAGGCGGGCCGAGCGCGATAGTGAGCAGGTCGGCCTGCTGTATATCGATCTGGATGAGTTCAAGCAGGTCAACGATACATACGGTCACGAGGTTGGCGATTTATTGTTGCGCGAAGTGTCCCGGCGTCTTGCGCGGTGCGTGCGTGAATCCGATACGGTCGGACGGATGGGCGGCGATGAATTTACGGTGCTATTGACCAATGTTCGCGGTATGTCGTGTGTCGAGGCGGTCGTGAACAAGGTGCGTGATGCGATCGGTGCGCCGTTTGAGAATGAAGGCGTGATTCTGACCGTTTCGGCCAGTATCGGTGCGGCTGCCTATCCGGAGCACGCTACCGACAGGGATCAGTTGATTCGCCATGCCGATGCAAGCATGTATGCCGCCAAAACTCGTTAA
- a CDS encoding DUF4386 domain-containing protein — translation MKPSSVEMQSLIYARFSGVLYLTIIVFGISSEVFIRSGLIVTGDAAATATNILASKGLFRTGFALDAIMLLSDVAIAILFYQLLKPVSKTLSLMAAAFRLMQAAILGFNLLNYYAPMLLLSEAGYMNAFETGQLHALALFYLDLHSYGYDLGLLFFALSNLILGYLIIRSDYFPSILGYGLQAAAVVYLVGSFTRFLVPDYVSLVEPAYVIPLLAELSFCLWLLIKGIKTRSLPEAAG, via the coding sequence ATGAAACCTTCTAGTGTTGAAATGCAGTCATTAATTTATGCGAGATTCTCCGGAGTCTTGTATCTAACTATTATCGTTTTCGGCATCTCCAGCGAGGTATTCATCCGTTCCGGCTTGATTGTGACTGGAGACGCGGCAGCAACGGCCACCAACATACTGGCATCCAAGGGTTTGTTCCGCACCGGTTTCGCGTTAGACGCCATCATGCTGTTGAGCGACGTCGCGATTGCGATACTGTTTTATCAGCTGCTCAAGCCGGTCAGTAAAACCCTATCCCTCATGGCGGCGGCATTCAGGCTGATGCAGGCCGCCATCCTCGGCTTTAACCTGCTCAATTATTACGCGCCCATGCTGCTGCTAAGTGAGGCGGGCTACATGAATGCCTTCGAAACCGGACAGCTGCATGCACTCGCGCTGTTTTATCTTGACCTGCATAGCTATGGCTATGACCTGGGCCTGTTGTTCTTCGCGCTGTCCAACCTGATTCTGGGCTACCTGATCATCAGGTCGGATTACTTCCCGAGCATATTGGGATACGGGCTGCAGGCGGCGGCCGTGGTTTATCTGGTGGGCAGCTTTACCCGGTTCCTGGTGCCGGATTATGTATCGCTCGTCGAGCCCGCCTATGTCATTCCGTTGCTGGCTGAACTTTCCTTCTGTTTGTGGCTCTTGATAAAGGGCATAAAGACCCGGTCATTGCCTGAAGCAGCCGGGTGA